A region of Gloeocapsa sp. PCC 73106 DNA encodes the following proteins:
- a CDS encoding cell division protein SepF, producing MSCYSPFRIIVIQPVSLEAIFQLEKAFQFGNAIILNTSGLKPHQADRFRDILTKYAVKLKGEIITIEENIFLLRRGYL from the coding sequence ATGAGTTGTTATTCTCCCTTTCGGATTATTGTTATTCAACCTGTGTCTTTAGAAGCCATTTTCCAGCTTGAAAAAGCTTTTCAATTTGGTAATGCGATTATTTTGAATACATCCGGATTAAAGCCTCATCAAGCGGACCGTTTTCGCGATATTCTCACCAAATATGCAGTTAAGTTAAAAGGAGAAATAATTACCATTGAAGAAAATATTTTTCTCTTAAGAAGAGGTTACTTATAG
- a CDS encoding DUF2237 family protein, which translates to MTEAKNVLGQRLAVCCTSPLTGFYRDGRCETGPEDAGVHIVCAQVTAEFLEFSKKRGNDLSTPVPAYRFPGLKPGDRWCLCAARWKEALEAGLAPPIILEATHEALLNYISLEQLQEHALIET; encoded by the coding sequence ATGACAGAAGCCAAGAACGTACTAGGACAAAGATTAGCGGTTTGTTGCACATCTCCTCTAACGGGGTTTTATCGTGATGGTAGATGTGAAACAGGACCAGAAGATGCGGGAGTACACATAGTATGTGCTCAGGTAACCGCTGAATTTCTCGAGTTTAGTAAGAAACGGGGGAATGATTTATCTACCCCTGTACCAGCGTACCGTTTTCCTGGTCTTAAACCGGGCGATCGCTGGTGTCTCTGCGCCGCCAGATGGAAAGAAGCCCTAGAAGCGGGTTTAGCCCCCCCGATTATTCTCGAGGCTACTCACGAAGCCTTACTCAATTATATTTCTCTAGAACAACTACAAGAACACGCTCTGATTGAAACCTAG
- a CDS encoding anthranilate synthase component I, translating to MTWYWRSLPLQQRTGAAVFDQLFRRHHPIATLLESPFPSYLEQPELARYSICAGAPMVRSGKSQLWTPAVGQILPLLRSLLTKSKPQTNPDNLPFTGGWLGWLGYDLAWEIEDLPRLKPDTLPFPVAYWYEPDTLAIADHLQQILWLAAATVAELDRLEQQLAVPVITTNQTTEFSNFALLTSQPHYQAAVKKALKYIHAGDIFQANLSLRFQVSTAQDPWIIYQRLSQINPSPFASYWQTPWGIMISCSPERLVQLHGNQAQTRPIAGTRPRGLTPALDVQLAQELISTTKERAEHIMLVDLERNDLGRVCQWGSVTVDELLTIERYSHVMHLVSNIKGTLSADYDAIDLIRAVSPGGTITGCPKVRCLEIIEELEPVRRNLFYGSCGYINYNGNLDLNILIRTLLWENGIVWGQVGAGIVADSDPQQEWRESLFKAKAQLAALGIQNLDSI from the coding sequence GTGACTTGGTACTGGCGATCGCTTCCTTTGCAACAGCGTACCGGTGCTGCGGTTTTCGACCAATTATTTCGCCGTCATCACCCCATTGCTACCCTGTTAGAAAGTCCCTTTCCTAGCTATTTAGAGCAACCCGAGTTGGCGCGTTATTCTATTTGCGCGGGCGCACCGATGGTAAGATCGGGAAAGAGTCAACTGTGGACACCTGCTGTCGGTCAGATTTTACCCCTATTGCGTTCTTTACTCACAAAAAGTAAACCCCAAACTAATCCAGATAATTTACCCTTTACTGGGGGATGGTTGGGATGGTTGGGTTATGATCTAGCTTGGGAAATAGAGGACTTACCCCGACTAAAACCAGATACTTTACCTTTTCCGGTGGCTTATTGGTACGAACCAGATACTTTGGCGATCGCCGATCATCTTCAACAAATACTTTGGTTAGCTGCAGCAACTGTAGCAGAATTAGATCGACTCGAGCAACAATTAGCTGTTCCTGTAATTACCACCAATCAAACTACCGAATTCAGCAATTTTGCTTTACTTACTTCTCAACCCCACTATCAAGCCGCGGTTAAAAAAGCCCTAAAATACATTCACGCTGGAGATATTTTCCAAGCCAATCTCTCTCTACGTTTCCAAGTCTCCACAGCACAAGATCCTTGGATAATTTATCAACGTTTATCTCAGATTAATCCCTCTCCTTTTGCTAGCTATTGGCAAACCCCCTGGGGAATTATGATAAGTTGTTCTCCAGAGCGTTTGGTACAATTACATGGGAATCAAGCTCAAACTCGTCCTATCGCTGGAACTCGTCCTAGAGGATTAACACCCGCTTTAGATGTACAATTAGCCCAAGAATTAATCAGTACCACTAAAGAACGAGCAGAACATATCATGCTCGTAGATTTAGAGAGAAACGACTTAGGTAGAGTGTGTCAGTGGGGATCGGTGACGGTAGATGAGTTATTGACTATAGAACGTTACAGTCATGTTATGCACTTGGTCAGCAACATCAAAGGTACACTTTCCGCCGATTATGACGCCATAGATCTAATTCGAGCTGTTTCTCCTGGAGGAACGATTACAGGCTGTCCCAAAGTGCGCTGCTTGGAAATTATCGAAGAATTAGAACCAGTGCGACGGAATTTATTTTATGGTTCTTGTGGATATATCAATTACAATGGTAACCTAGATTTGAATATATTGATTCGTACCCTATTGTGGGAAAACGGTATAGTTTGGGGACAAGTAGGTGCGGGAATAGTAGCAGACAGCGATCCTCAACAAGAATGGAGGGAGTCACTTTTTAAAGCGAAGGCTCAATTAGCTGCTCTGGGTATTCAAAATCTCGATAGTATATAA
- a CDS encoding bifunctional ADP-dependent NAD(P)H-hydrate dehydratase/NAD(P)H-hydrate epimerase codes for MIEQIIVTAEQMRRIEELMFAQGMPVAALMEKAALLVSYSIQQLYPLGEFGRVGILVGPGHNGGDALVVARELHLQGYQVILYRPFERVKELTEQHWRYALNLLNIPVAKHLIELQDTDFLIDGWFGFGLKRTIEAELAQSIDIINQWSQPVVSIDLPTGIETDTGEVLGKAIKATHTLCLGLWKQGLFQDIALEYLGKTVRIDFGIPVKVVEEALAEEPLTRRIDTTIARETLPLPRRVLTHKYQQGHLLLICGSLRYAGAAILTGLGAIATGVGMLSIAVPESLKNILIGTLPSALIIGCPETENGAISLVPVDLSDYQAIACGPGLTLEADSVVESVIEAPCPLILDADGLNILAQKQLITSISQRQQPTIMTPHLGEFKRLFSEIEFSDRFKAVRQAARQSNSIILLKGARTAVSAPEGETYLVGESTPALARGGSGDVLTGLVGGLVASNVAQQSLARLVATGAWWHSQGAILAASEKTELGVDAFTLSQYLCPFLASLNP; via the coding sequence ATGATAGAACAAATTATAGTTACAGCCGAGCAAATGCGTCGCATTGAAGAGCTGATGTTTGCTCAGGGGATGCCAGTAGCGGCTTTAATGGAGAAGGCAGCTTTACTAGTATCTTATAGTATTCAACAACTCTATCCTTTGGGTGAGTTCGGTCGGGTGGGAATTTTAGTAGGTCCCGGTCATAATGGAGGGGATGCTTTAGTAGTAGCCCGTGAGTTGCATCTACAGGGTTACCAAGTTATACTCTATCGTCCTTTTGAAAGGGTTAAAGAGTTAACCGAACAACATTGGCGCTACGCGTTAAATCTGCTCAATATTCCCGTAGCTAAACATCTCATTGAGTTGCAAGATACCGATTTTCTAATAGATGGTTGGTTCGGTTTTGGTTTAAAGCGTACAATTGAAGCAGAATTAGCCCAGAGTATTGATATTATTAACCAGTGGTCTCAACCAGTAGTAAGTATTGATTTACCTACGGGAATCGAGACAGACACGGGGGAAGTCCTAGGAAAGGCGATTAAAGCGACTCATACCCTGTGTTTGGGTTTATGGAAACAGGGGTTATTTCAAGATATAGCTTTGGAATATCTGGGTAAAACCGTCAGGATTGATTTTGGTATCCCGGTGAAGGTAGTAGAAGAAGCTCTAGCTGAGGAACCTTTGACAAGAAGAATAGACACTACTATAGCAAGAGAAACGCTTCCTTTACCTCGTCGGGTATTAACGCATAAATATCAACAGGGTCATTTACTGCTCATATGTGGTTCTTTGCGCTACGCGGGTGCTGCGATATTGACGGGCCTTGGAGCGATCGCTACGGGTGTGGGAATGCTGTCTATCGCTGTACCAGAATCGTTAAAAAACATACTTATTGGTACTTTACCCTCGGCTTTAATTATTGGTTGTCCAGAAACGGAGAATGGGGCAATTTCTTTAGTACCAGTAGATTTGAGTGATTATCAGGCGATCGCCTGTGGACCGGGTTTAACTCTAGAGGCGGACTCTGTAGTAGAATCAGTAATAGAGGCACCCTGTCCTTTGATTCTGGACGCAGATGGATTAAATATTCTCGCCCAAAAACAACTGATTACCTCAATCTCTCAGCGTCAGCAACCGACAATCATGACACCTCATCTGGGTGAGTTTAAACGACTATTTTCGGAAATCGAGTTTAGCGATCGCTTTAAGGCTGTGAGACAAGCCGCGAGACAGAGTAATAGTATTATCCTACTTAAGGGAGCAAGAACAGCCGTAAGTGCCCCCGAGGGAGAGACTTACCTGGTGGGAGAGAGTACCCCCGCTTTAGCTAGAGGTGGAAGTGGCGATGTTTTGACGGGTTTAGTTGGTGGGTTAGTTGCGTCAAATGTTGCTCAACAAAGTCTAGCTAGATTAGTCGCTACTGGTGCTTGGTGGCACAGTCAAGGAGCCATTTTAGCCGCTAGTGAGAAAACCGAATTAGGGGTTGATGCTTTCACCCTATCTCAGTATTTGTGTCCTTTTTTGGCTAGTTTAAACCCATGA
- a CDS encoding cyclic nucleotide-binding domain-containing protein — MHRIRWVTTSVWLLLIASLFYDPISPWLTYPGREWSPLRVSPDSCVNVQGVCLKQEPYALGAPIFWGLIVPSAIFILLVFGHELWRRICPLSFLSQLAIALKWQRQKKRVDAKTGKVRYEILKIKKDSWLGRNYLYFQFGWLYLGLCFRILFINADRLALGLWLLFTISVAIIVGYLYGGKSWCQYFCPMAPVQKIYAEPGGLFTTKAHMSERQITQSMCRSTSKDGQERSACVACNTPCIDIDSERSYWEGINRADNRFIYYAYFGLVVGYFLYYYLYAGNWSYYFSGAWAHQANQIQTIFNPGFYLFNHPIPIPKLVAVPLTLGLFSWLGYSLGKFSENRYKYWLRQGESKLTSEQIRHRIFTLCTYLIFNIFFIFGGRPFVLLLPLKFQYIYELILVLLSTLWLYKTWRRNPEVYNRESLANRFRNQLGKLNLNIGQFLEGKSLADLNIHEVYVLTKVLPGFTKEKRHQAYKGVLKDALEEGYTDTSSSLEVLQQMRIELDVTEEEHRQILIELGVEDPQLLEPNRLKDRENLVRLNGYRKALERIITWREKDTENTLTDILENHKAQVNALSLQYSITPQEEAEILADFDPQISQIRKAQFLLNKLEELIDAYRAINQPLLLPQAQILALLRVTLQEKKSVLVRALLTIFANLGEQPEVISIASTLGSLSPVALVNELESKETDWQSYLTPKIMACLKQPGQAQSACSLEVLPEEIVYHLELLLAEPNPLIQSLSLYVIYHLDPVKGTQIARARLEPNQNILVQETAQNLINLQEEPNDVLAAFPYLEKLVYMSNTDFFRDISSEIFLELAEKGDFRVYQAKEVITTEGDTCRELLLLVAGEAIVNYKDEKGVLIQESFKPGQILDELEVLSHGRQAGTIMAQTTPTRILAIPVDTFDEVLDRDHHFARKVLALESRRLQDLLQSHL; from the coding sequence ATGCATCGTATCAGGTGGGTAACCACTAGCGTCTGGTTGTTGTTAATCGCTTCCCTATTTTACGATCCTATTTCGCCGTGGCTAACTTATCCTGGACGTGAATGGAGTCCTTTAAGAGTATCTCCTGATAGTTGCGTTAATGTTCAAGGAGTTTGTTTAAAACAAGAACCCTACGCTTTAGGTGCACCAATTTTTTGGGGTTTAATAGTACCATCTGCTATTTTTATACTGCTTGTATTTGGACATGAGTTGTGGCGTAGAATTTGTCCTTTATCTTTTTTGTCTCAATTAGCGATCGCCTTAAAATGGCAAAGACAGAAAAAAAGAGTCGATGCGAAAACAGGAAAAGTCCGCTACGAAATCCTCAAAATCAAAAAAGACTCCTGGTTAGGACGTAACTATCTCTACTTTCAGTTTGGTTGGCTTTATCTAGGGCTTTGTTTCCGCATTCTCTTCATCAATGCCGATCGCTTAGCCCTCGGATTGTGGTTACTTTTTACGATTAGCGTAGCCATTATCGTGGGCTATTTATATGGCGGTAAATCCTGGTGTCAGTATTTTTGTCCCATGGCGCCAGTACAAAAAATCTACGCAGAACCCGGTGGACTATTTACCACAAAAGCCCATATGAGTGAAAGGCAAATTACTCAGTCTATGTGTCGTTCAACCAGCAAAGATGGTCAAGAAAGAAGCGCTTGCGTAGCATGCAATACACCGTGTATAGACATAGATTCAGAACGTAGTTACTGGGAAGGAATAAATCGCGCAGACAATCGTTTTATCTACTACGCTTATTTTGGATTAGTAGTAGGTTATTTCCTCTATTATTACCTCTACGCTGGCAATTGGTCTTATTACTTTTCAGGGGCTTGGGCGCATCAAGCAAATCAAATACAAACTATTTTTAACCCTGGTTTTTATCTGTTTAACCATCCAATTCCTATTCCCAAATTAGTAGCAGTACCCCTAACTTTAGGTTTATTTAGTTGGTTAGGTTATAGTTTAGGCAAATTTAGTGAAAATCGCTACAAATATTGGCTAAGACAGGGGGAGTCAAAGTTAACTTCAGAACAAATTAGACACCGAATTTTTACTCTGTGTACCTATCTGATTTTTAACATCTTCTTCATCTTTGGTGGGCGTCCTTTCGTTTTGCTTTTACCCTTAAAGTTTCAATACATCTATGAGCTAATTCTCGTCCTTTTGAGTACTTTATGGCTTTATAAAACCTGGAGACGTAACCCTGAGGTTTACAATCGGGAAAGTTTAGCTAATCGCTTTCGCAATCAGTTAGGAAAGTTGAATCTAAATATCGGTCAATTTCTAGAAGGAAAATCTCTAGCGGATCTAAACATACACGAAGTCTATGTACTCACTAAAGTTTTGCCAGGGTTTACCAAGGAAAAACGCCACCAAGCTTACAAAGGAGTCTTAAAAGATGCTCTAGAAGAGGGTTATACAGATACTTCTAGCAGTCTAGAAGTGCTGCAGCAAATGCGGATAGAACTAGATGTAACCGAGGAAGAACACCGTCAGATTCTAATCGAATTAGGCGTTGAAGATCCGCAATTACTCGAGCCCAATCGCCTGAAAGATCGAGAGAATTTAGTGCGTTTAAATGGATATCGCAAAGCTTTAGAAAGAATTATTACTTGGCGAGAGAAAGATACTGAAAATACATTGACAGACATTTTAGAAAATCATAAAGCCCAGGTTAATGCGTTAAGTCTTCAATACTCGATTACCCCTCAAGAGGAAGCTGAAATCTTAGCAGATTTTGATCCGCAAATTAGTCAAATTCGTAAAGCTCAATTTCTCCTCAATAAACTTGAAGAATTAATCGATGCTTACCGCGCTATCAATCAACCCCTACTGTTACCTCAAGCACAAATCTTAGCCTTACTTCGTGTTACCTTGCAAGAGAAAAAATCTGTATTGGTAAGGGCTTTACTGACAATATTTGCTAATTTAGGAGAACAACCCGAGGTTATCTCTATCGCTTCAACTTTGGGTAGTCTTTCGCCCGTTGCTTTAGTTAATGAATTAGAAAGTAAAGAAACCGATTGGCAAAGTTATCTCACTCCGAAGATTATGGCTTGTTTAAAACAACCAGGTCAGGCTCAAAGTGCTTGTTCATTGGAAGTTCTTCCCGAAGAAATAGTTTATCATTTAGAACTATTATTGGCTGAACCTAATCCGTTGATTCAGTCTCTAAGTCTGTATGTGATATATCACCTAGATCCAGTTAAAGGTACACAGATAGCTAGAGCTCGGTTAGAACCAAACCAAAACATATTAGTCCAAGAAACGGCTCAAAATCTCATCAATTTGCAAGAGGAACCTAATGATGTGCTGGCTGCATTTCCCTATCTAGAAAAGTTAGTTTATATGTCTAATACCGACTTTTTTAGAGATATAAGTAGTGAGATTTTCTTGGAATTAGCTGAAAAGGGAGACTTTCGCGTTTATCAAGCTAAGGAAGTGATCACAACGGAAGGAGATACTTGTCGTGAACTGCTCTTATTAGTTGCGGGAGAAGCAATCGTCAATTATAAAGACGAAAAGGGCGTCTTAATACAAGAATCTTTTAAACCAGGACAAATTTTAGACGAATTAGAGGTCCTTTCCCACGGAAGACAAGCCGGAACAATTATGGCTCAAACTACCCCAACTCGTATTCTGGCTATTCCAGTAGATACGTTTGATGAAGTACTTGATCGCGATCATCACTTCGCCAGAAAGGTTCTCGCTCTCGAAAGCCGTCGTCTGCAAGATTTACTTCAATCTCACTTGTAG
- the coaD gene encoding pantetheine-phosphate adenylyltransferase, translating into MIAIYPGSFDPITLGHLDIIERSSKLFEKVIVAVLSNPGKKALFSTEQRVAQIQECTQHFPNVEVDSFSGLTVEYAKLRQAGVLLRGLRVLSDFEKELQMAHTNKTLWEEIETVFLATTKEYSFLSSSVVKEIAQFGGSVHHLVTENIAKDLVNYYQLKQ; encoded by the coding sequence GTGATTGCTATTTACCCTGGAAGCTTTGATCCAATTACGCTAGGTCATTTAGATATTATCGAACGCAGTAGTAAACTTTTCGAAAAGGTAATCGTTGCAGTATTGTCTAATCCTGGTAAAAAGGCGCTTTTTAGCACAGAGCAAAGAGTAGCCCAAATCCAAGAATGTACTCAACATTTCCCGAATGTAGAAGTAGATAGTTTTTCCGGTTTAACGGTAGAATACGCTAAACTGCGCCAAGCAGGAGTATTACTTAGAGGACTGCGGGTACTATCTGATTTTGAAAAAGAACTACAGATGGCTCATACCAATAAAACTCTGTGGGAAGAAATTGAAACGGTGTTTTTAGCCACGACTAAAGAATATAGTTTTTTAAGTAGCAGTGTCGTTAAAGAAATAGCCCAGTTTGGAGGTTCAGTTCATCATCTGGTGACCGAGAATATAGCTAAAGATCTTGTTAATTATTACCAGTTAAAACAGTGA
- a CDS encoding GNAT family N-acetyltransferase translates to MKLRSAQLQDIEILFEIRTSVRENYQSREEIASLGITPNSLAKMLQTDCRAWIAEIETQDIGFSIANATEKTIFGIFVRPEFENQGVGRILMEAAEAWLCSYGIEQIWLVTGNNPHLRAYGFYLHTSWEAVGVESEGPFKGEMRFVKKC, encoded by the coding sequence ATGAAACTGCGATCTGCACAACTACAAGATATCGAAATTCTTTTTGAGATTAGAACTAGCGTTAGAGAAAATTATCAATCCCGTGAGGAAATTGCCTCTCTCGGGATTACCCCCAATTCCCTAGCTAAAATGTTACAAACAGATTGTAGAGCCTGGATTGCTGAAATTGAGACGCAAGATATCGGCTTTTCTATAGCTAATGCGACAGAAAAAACGATTTTTGGGATATTTGTCCGTCCTGAGTTTGAAAATCAGGGAGTAGGTCGTATACTTATGGAAGCTGCCGAAGCTTGGCTATGTTCTTATGGAATTGAACAAATCTGGCTAGTAACAGGCAATAATCCTCATTTGAGAGCCTATGGCTTCTATCTTCACACTAGTTGGGAAGCGGTTGGTGTTGAATCTGAGGGACCTTTTAAAGGAGAAATGAGATTTGTTAAAAAATGTTGA
- a CDS encoding alpha-amylase/alpha-mannosidase, which produces MSHPLYVAIIWHQHQPLYKSQDSFGGSARYLLPWVRLHGTKDYLDLALLLERYPKLHQTINLVPSLILQLEDYVAGTAIDPYLELTLTPVEQLTLPQREFIVEHFFDANHHTLIDPHPRYAQLYKQKRDKGASWCVNNWSKQDYSDLLAWHNLAWIDPMFWDDHEIYQWLKQGENYSLSDRQRIISKQKEIISRIIPQHRKMQETGQLEITTSPYTHPILPLLADTNSGRIAIPKMTLPENRFQWAEDIPRHLQKAKEVYSSRFGKMPRGLWPSEQSVSPAILPYIAQAGFNWICSDEALLGWTIKHFFQRDETGNVYEPELLYRPYRLITPYGDLAIVFRDHRLSDLIGFSYGGMDTNRAVADLIGHLQAIARRLHQRDREDQPWLVTIALDGENCWEYYQQDGLPFLSTLYERLSQQEDLKLVTVSEFLTEFPPSALLSSQELHSGSWVDGSFSTWIGDRAKNKAWDFLTEARHTLAKHPEATPENNPEAWEALYAAEGSDWFWWFGEGHSSNQDAIFDQLFREHLKSIYRSLNEKIPFYLSQPVESHHQKRDYLPQNFIHPVINGGGDEQDWDKAGRIEVGGARGTMHRSSVIQQLFYGWDHLNFYLRLDFKSGSDLNRDLPGEIHLFWYYPGLNVLNSPISLMGVPDESPLNYLYHHHLGIDLHSQSLWLEEAGYDYSWHARATRGMLALDRCLEIAMPWSDIHVQPDDNLELILILANHGQFYSYLPDNNLVNLVVP; this is translated from the coding sequence ATGTCTCATCCACTATACGTAGCCATCATCTGGCATCAACACCAACCCCTGTATAAATCTCAGGATAGTTTCGGGGGAAGTGCAAGATATCTGTTACCTTGGGTTAGATTGCATGGTACTAAGGATTACTTAGACTTAGCGTTACTCTTAGAAAGATACCCGAAGTTACATCAGACGATTAATCTAGTTCCCTCGTTAATCTTGCAGTTAGAAGATTACGTCGCAGGGACAGCTATTGACCCTTATTTAGAGTTGACTCTAACTCCTGTAGAGCAATTAACACTTCCACAGCGAGAATTTATCGTTGAACATTTCTTTGACGCTAATCATCATACTTTGATTGATCCTCATCCTCGCTACGCCCAATTATATAAGCAAAAACGCGATAAAGGTGCGTCTTGGTGCGTCAACAATTGGAGTAAACAAGATTATAGCGACTTGTTAGCTTGGCATAATTTAGCTTGGATCGATCCAATGTTTTGGGATGATCACGAAATTTACCAATGGCTAAAACAGGGAGAAAATTATAGTCTGAGCGATCGCCAACGCATTATCAGCAAACAAAAAGAAATCATCAGTCGCATTATTCCCCAACATCGTAAGATGCAAGAAACGGGACAATTAGAAATTACCACGAGTCCCTATACTCACCCAATTTTACCCCTGTTAGCGGATACTAATTCTGGACGCATCGCCATTCCCAAGATGACCTTACCAGAAAACCGTTTTCAATGGGCAGAAGATATCCCTCGTCATCTGCAAAAAGCAAAGGAAGTATACTCGAGTAGATTTGGTAAAATGCCACGAGGTTTATGGCCCTCAGAACAGTCCGTTAGTCCCGCCATCTTACCATACATCGCTCAAGCGGGGTTTAATTGGATTTGTTCCGATGAAGCATTATTGGGATGGACGATTAAACATTTCTTCCAACGCGACGAAACGGGAAACGTCTATGAACCAGAATTACTCTATCGTCCTTACCGTTTGATTACTCCCTATGGAGATTTGGCGATCGTTTTCCGGGATCATCGTCTCTCTGATTTGATCGGGTTTAGTTATGGGGGTATGGATACCAATCGCGCGGTAGCTGATTTGATTGGACATTTACAAGCGATCGCGCGTCGCTTACACCAAAGAGATAGGGAAGATCAACCCTGGTTAGTCACAATCGCTCTCGATGGAGAAAATTGCTGGGAATATTATCAACAAGATGGTTTACCCTTTCTCAGTACCCTTTACGAACGCTTAAGCCAACAAGAGGATCTCAAATTAGTCACAGTTTCAGAGTTTCTCACCGAGTTTCCCCCATCAGCATTGCTTTCTAGCCAAGAATTACACAGTGGCTCCTGGGTAGACGGCAGTTTCAGCACTTGGATTGGCGATCGGGCCAAAAACAAAGCCTGGGATTTCCTCACCGAAGCAAGACATACCCTCGCTAAACATCCAGAAGCAACTCCAGAAAATAATCCCGAGGCTTGGGAAGCACTATACGCCGCCGAGGGTTCCGATTGGTTTTGGTGGTTCGGAGAAGGACATTCTTCTAATCAAGATGCGATCTTCGATCAGTTATTTAGAGAACATCTCAAAAGTATTTACAGATCCCTCAACGAAAAAATCCCCTTTTATCTCTCTCAACCCGTAGAAAGCCATCACCAGAAAAGAGACTACCTTCCCCAGAATTTTATCCACCCCGTGATTAATGGCGGTGGAGACGAACAAGACTGGGATAAAGCCGGTCGTATCGAAGTAGGGGGCGCCAGGGGTACAATGCACCGTAGCAGCGTTATCCAACAACTCTTTTACGGCTGGGATCATCTTAATTTCTACTTGCGTCTAGATTTTAAGAGTGGGAGCGATTTAAATCGAGATTTACCGGGAGAAATACATCTATTTTGGTATTATCCAGGTCTCAATGTTCTCAACAGCCCTATATCCCTAATGGGTGTTCCCGATGAATCGCCTTTGAACTATCTGTATCACCATCATTTGGGTATTGACTTACATAGTCAATCTCTGTGGTTGGAGGAGGCGGGTTATGATTACTCTTGGCACGCGCGCGCTACCAGGGGTATGCTCGCTTTAGATCGCTGTTTGGAAATAGCCATGCCTTGGTCAGACATCCACGTTCAACCAGACGACAATCTTGAACTAATCTTGATTTTAGCTAATCATGGTCAATTCTATAGCTATTTACCAGACAATAACTTAGTTAACTTGGTAGTTCCCTAG
- a CDS encoding alpha/beta fold hydrolase: MTTEFIPEQKLEKLKWQWRSHSITYTVQGLGQPLVLIHGFGACLGHWRKNIPVLASAGYRVFALDLLGFGESDKPTLDYSLELWQELIRDFYHAHIQEPTIFIGNSIGGLLTLMLMSEHPEMTKGGVIINAAGGLNHRPDELSFPLGVIMGLFTKVVSSSVTGEFVFQRVRAKHRIRETLYQVYRDRAAVTDELVDMLYQPSCDPGAQKVFASVLTAPPGPKPSSLLPQIQQPLLVLWGEADPWTPIQGAKIYQQRAETQMNTEFYAIANAGHCPHDENPTIVNELILKWLEKFR; this comes from the coding sequence ATGACGACTGAATTTATTCCTGAGCAAAAGTTAGAAAAATTGAAGTGGCAATGGCGATCGCACTCCATTACCTATACGGTACAAGGATTGGGACAACCACTAGTATTGATACATGGTTTTGGTGCTTGTTTAGGTCACTGGCGTAAAAATATCCCCGTTTTAGCATCTGCAGGTTATCGTGTTTTTGCTTTGGATTTACTGGGGTTTGGGGAGTCAGATAAACCCACTTTAGATTATAGTTTAGAACTGTGGCAAGAATTAATTAGAGACTTTTACCACGCTCACATTCAAGAACCGACGATTTTTATCGGAAACTCTATCGGTGGATTACTAACCCTGATGCTGATGAGTGAGCATCCTGAGATGACGAAGGGGGGAGTAATTATCAACGCAGCGGGGGGACTAAACCATCGTCCCGACGAGTTAAGCTTCCCTCTGGGTGTCATTATGGGGTTATTTACCAAGGTGGTCAGTTCATCTGTGACGGGTGAATTTGTCTTCCAAAGAGTGCGCGCTAAACATCGCATTCGCGAAACGCTATACCAAGTTTATCGAGATCGCGCCGCGGTAACGGATGAATTGGTAGATATGCTCTATCAACCATCTTGTGATCCGGGAGCGCAAAAAGTGTTTGCGTCGGTGTTAACCGCACCCCCTGGGCCCAAACCCAGCAGTTTATTACCTCAGATACAACAACCTTTATTGGTATTGTGGGGAGAAGCGGATCCCTGGACACCGATTCAAGGAGCAAAAATTTATCAACAGAGAGCGGAAACACAAATGAATACAGAATTTTATGCGATCGCCAACGCAGGTCATTGTCCCCACGATGAAAACCCCACCATAGTTAACGAGTTGATCCTCAAATGGTTAGAAAAGTTTAGATGA